GCAAAAGCGCTGAGCGCTTTGCTGTACGATTTGCCGCAAAAGAAGCAACCTATAAAGCTTTAAGCTCTTTATGCAATCTTGAACAAAGTTTTCTAAGTCTAGCCAGGGCATTTGAAGTTCAAAAGCACAATCATGTGCCCATTCTAGTTATTGATTGGACTAAAATTATTAATAATAGTCTAGATAAAACATCTATAACTATACACTGTTCTTTTACTCATACAAAAACGACAGCACT
This region of Candidatus Dependentiae bacterium genomic DNA includes:
- a CDS encoding 4'-phosphopantetheinyl transferase superfamily protein, whose protein sequence is MRSIGIDAVEIERFKHWHTYSAQQLEKIFTVQEIAYCLANSSKSAERFAVRFAAKEATYKALSSLCNLEQSFLSLARAFEVQKHNHVPILVIDWTKIINNSLDKTSITIHCSFTHTKTTAL